One region of Acidobacteriota bacterium genomic DNA includes:
- the rpsL gene encoding 30S ribosomal protein S12: MPTVSQLVRQGRKTATEKTKSPALQSCPQRRGVCTRVFTTTPKKPNSALRKVARVRLTNGIEVTAYIPGEGHNLQEHSQVMIRGGRVKDLPGVRYHIIRGTMDSQGVEGRRQRRSKYGAKRPKS, encoded by the coding sequence ATGCCAACAGTCTCGCAATTGGTACGCCAGGGCCGCAAAACGGCGACCGAGAAAACCAAGAGCCCGGCGCTGCAGTCCTGCCCGCAGAGGCGTGGAGTCTGCACCAGGGTTTTCACCACCACGCCGAAGAAACCGAACTCGGCTCTCCGCAAGGTGGCTCGTGTCCGCCTCACCAACGGCATCGAGGTGACGGCCTACATTCCTGGCGAGGGACACAACCTTCAGGAGCACTCGCAGGTGATGATCCGCGGCGGCCGCGTCAAGGATCTGCCGGGCGTTCGCTACCACATCATTCGCGGCACCATGGACAGCCAGGGTGTCGAGGGCCGTCGCCAGCGCCGTTCGAAGTACGGCGCCAAGCGGCCGAAGAGTTAG
- the rpsG gene encoding 30S ribosomal protein S7: MPRRATIDKREVLPDPVYNSRLVTKFINNVALSGKKTVAESIFYGALGLIEERTGDDPLKVFKRAVENAKPQVEVKSRRVGGSTYQVPMEVRSDRQQALAIRWLIGFAKSRHEKTMMQKLAAEFLDAASNRGGTIKKRDDTHRMAEANKAFAHYRW, from the coding sequence ATGCCTCGGCGAGCAACCATTGACAAACGAGAGGTCCTTCCGGATCCCGTCTACAACTCGCGGCTGGTCACGAAGTTCATCAACAACGTGGCGCTGAGCGGCAAGAAGACGGTTGCCGAGAGTATCTTTTATGGCGCGCTCGGTCTGATCGAAGAGCGCACCGGTGACGATCCCCTCAAGGTGTTCAAGCGCGCGGTCGAGAACGCGAAGCCGCAGGTCGAAGTCAAATCACGCCGGGTCGGTGGCTCCACCTACCAGGTGCCGATGGAGGTCCGGTCGGACCGCCAGCAGGCGCTGGCCATCCGCTGGCTGATCGGCTTCGCCAAGTCGCGGCACGAGAAGACGATGATGCAGAAGCTCGCTGCCGAGTTTCTGGATGCGGCGTCGAACCGCGGAGGCACGATCAAGAAACGCGATGACACACATCGCATGGCCGAGGCCAACAAGGCCTTTGCCCATTACCGCTGGTAG